The DNA region CGCGGAGGAGCCGGGCATCGATCCCGGCCGCCTCGAGGCCTACGTCGCCCATCTGGCGGTAACCCATGCCAGTCGGCCGAAGGACATGTGCGAACTGCTCTACGGTCTGGCGGCCGCTTTGCGGGAGCGCGATCCGGACGGCGACCATCTGTGGGTCGAACGCGCCGTGCGGGCGGTCTGGATGGCCTCGTCGGCGCGCAAATCGTCGGACGGACCGGGCCGGGGTGCTGCCAGCCAGCGCCGGCGGGTTCGCCTTTTGGTTGAGGAGTGGCCGGCGCCGATCCGCGCCGCATGGATCGCCGCTCGGGGCACGGGTGGGCGCAGACTGTCGTTGCGCGATCTAATGAGCAACGATAGCCCAGCGCGAAAGTGGTCGGCGGAGACGGTCAATCTGCGTGAGAGGAATATGGGGATGTATTTCGCCTTCTGCCAATCGGCTTCGCTCCCGCTGACGGTCGCGCCCTGTGGCCCGGTGACGACTGGGATTGGCTGTGGAATCATGCCCTGGAACTTCAGAAGCAGGCCAAGGAGGCGCCGAAGGCGCGTCGGAAGCATGAGCGGATGAGAAGCGTTATCGAACTCCGCGAACTCGCTAGAGGGCTGATGGCACGGGCAGAGAAAGCCGGGCGAAGTCGGCGTGCGGCGGCGCTCTTTCAGAAGGGCCTGATCATTCTGATGTTAACCCATCATCCGATCCGACGCCGCAATTTGCACGAACTGTGCATTGGCCAAGCGCCAAAGAACGCCATCACTGGCAGCTTCATCGACCACCTGCCGGGCGGCGGTTTCAGCCTGATGTTGCTGGACACCAAGAACGGCGACCACCGAGTTGAACAGTTGGCGGCCGATGTCGTCGGACCGATGGAACGCTGGCTGACACATTGGCGTATAGCGCTCGCCACGGAACGATCGGGCGAAGCCCTCTGGCTGTCGGCCTGCCCAGGCTTTATTGGTTCCCCGCTGATGCCCAAAAGCCTTACGGAATGCGTGATGGATATCACTGCGGAGGAGTTTGGACTGGGATTGGGGCCGCACCTGTTCAGGGATGTCACCGCCACGGCGATCGTCGACCACGCTCCGGAACTGGTCGACCTTATCCCGCGCCTGCTCGGGCATCGGGATCCGCGCTCCTGCCAGCCCTACATACAGCAAGCTTCCACCACAGCCGCGGCGAGAACACTCGAGGATGTGATTGAGCGGCGGTTGGGACGGAGCATGACCCCGCACGAGAAGAACCAGCGCGCTGCTTTGCTCAACCGCCTCGAGAAGCGGCGGTGACGCGACGGGAAAGTCGTCATCACCTATGTCGGTGGGGTCAATCCCGAAACCGACCCGGTGGTGGCGATCGCGGAGTGGCTCGACTCCCTGAAAAAGGCCGGGATCACATGGGGGCCTCCTGTTCCCCCAGGTGAAAACCTGCGGCAACCCCTCTTTCCGCGACGGCCGCATCCCAAGCCGTTAGCAAACCCCGCCAATGCCGTGCCGTCTGCGGTCAACAACCAGCCGTGAAGCGGATGCTTCGTAAGCGGGGCGTGATCGCACCGGATCAGGCGTTGACAGCTGGGCTCCAGTTCCAGGGGAGGAGATCGGCGAGGTGGCTGGCAGGATAGCCGTTCACCATGCGCTCCAGGACGTCGCGCAGGTAGGCGAAGGGTTCGACGCCGTTGAGCTTACAGGTCTCAACCAGCGAGGCGATCACCGCCCAGCGATGGCCGCCGCCCTCCGAGCCGGCGAAGAGGCTATTCTTCCGGCCGAGGGCTACCGGTCTGATGCAGCGCTCCACCGTGTTGGTATCCATCTCCACCCGGCCGTCATCCAGGTAGACGCACAACGCCTTCCAGCGGCCAAGCGCATAGCGGATCGCCTCGGCCAGCTTGGAGCGGCCCGGCAGGCGGGGAAGTTCGTGCTCCAGCCACGCCTTCAGCTCCGCCACCTGGGAAGCGGCCTCGGCTTGCCGAAGCTGCCGGCGCTCGTCTGCCGTGCGGCCGCGGATGCGCTCTTCGATCGTAAGCGGTGCGAGCGCACCCTTCACCGATTCCCCGGGATCACCGCATGGATCTGTTGCGGCGGGCCTTGAAGTGTTCGCGAAGGTCGAGGATTCCCTTGGCCAGGGCTGGTACGTCGGCCTCGATGATGGGCGTTGTGCCGATCAGAAGAGTGTGCAAGGCCTGGAACGTGGTGTGTTCAGGCTTGTCCGGGTTGGTCATGCTCTTCCAGGCGCGGGGCGCCAGCCGGGTTGCCATGAGGAAGCCGAAGGACCAGAAGATCGGGTCCAAGCCTCCGGCATGGTGGGGCGGCAGTTGCGGCCGGTAGAGATAGGGAAATTGCGCCATCGTCTCCGACAGGCGGTTGTGCTGGGCCGCTACGGCCTGGATGGCGCGGTGCTCCCGCGTGTCCTCGGCGCAGAGCAGGGCGTGGTCGCCCAGGAGGTGGCCGAGCCAAATCTGGGGATCGATGAACGTCGGCCCGATCAGCACGGCGGTCAGGTAGCCGTCGAGCCCGTCGAGGCGCGACACCGGCGCCGCCCGGCCGCGTGCCCGCAGATAGGCTTCGAGTTCGGCGGCATCCAGCATCAGTTTGGGCACCGCCGTGGCGGCGTTTGCGGCGGGCTTGGCCATCATGCCGCCCGTGCCTCGACCGTAGGCGCGGCGTCCCGTTCCGCCCTCCACGCCCAGGGCAGCAGGCGGTCGAGGTCGTTCACTTTCACCGCCCCCGACACGATGCGCTCCAGCACGTCGGCCATGTAGGAGAACGGGTCGATGTCGTTCAGCTTGGCCGAGTTGAGCAGCGAGGCGAGGATCGCCCAGTCCTGGCCACCCGCTGGCGAGCCGGCGAACAAAGCGTTCTTACGGCCCAAACCGATCGGGCGCATGCTTCGCTCCACCGCGTTCGTATCCACGTCGATGCGGCCATCGTCGAGGAAGGCGATCAGCCCGTCCCAGTGGCCCAACGTGTAGGCGATCGCCTTGGCCAGGCTCGACTGGCCGGAGATTTCGCTCCGCACTTCCATCAGTCGGGCCTTCAGCGCCGCCATGATCGGCCGGGCTTCGGCCTGCCGGACCCGCAGGCGGGTGTCCGCCGTGGTGCCGCGGATGCGCTCCTCAATGGCGTACACCGTGCCAATGCGCGTGATCACGTCGCGCGCCACCTCGGACTTGGTAGTTTTGAACACCGCCACGAACTTGCGACGCGCGTGCGCCAGGCAGAAGACGAGGCGGATACCAGTTCGCTTGCGGCGGCGGACCAGCGCCTTGTAGGCGGCGTAGCCGTCGACCTGCAGAATGCCATCGAAGCCCGCCAACTGCTCCTGGACAGCAGCCGTATCCCGCCCCTCGGCGTAGACGTAGCCGACCGCCGGCATGGCGGGGCCTTGCCAGGGACGGTCGTCCACCGCCTGGGCCCACAACTGGCAGACCTTGGTCCGCCCGCGTCCCGGATCGAGCCGGGGCAACGGCGTCTCGTCGCAGTACACCCGCTGCTGAGAGCGGATGTAGAGCAGCAGCCGATCATACAGCGGCCTCAGCCACCAGGCGGCCCGGCGAACCCAGAACACAAGCGTGCTCCGGTCCAGCACGATGCCCTGGCCGGCAAACATCTGGGCCTGCCGATACAGCGGCAGATGCCAGGCGAACTTCGCCACCACGACGTGGGCGACCAGCGCGGTGGAGGCCATGCCGCCGTCCACCACCCGCGGCTTGGCGGTGGCCTGGACCAGGGCGCCGGCGCAGCCCCGGCAGGCGTACTTCGGCCGGATGGTGCGCAGCACGCGCACGATGGCCGGGATCACATCCAGCGCTTCGGCGACGTCCTCACCGATCCGGTGCATCGCCCCGGCGCAGCACGGGCACGCGGTGCTTTCCGGCTCGATGGTCGTCTCCAGGCGCGGCAGATGCCGGGGCAGCGCCCCGACGTTACGGTTCGCTGGACGGCGCGCGGGCCGCTTGGGCCTACCGGCAGTCCGATCGGCGTTGTCGTTGGCGGCCGGAGCCGCTTCAACGGCAAGGTCGCCGAGGTCGAGGACGCCCTGTTCGGGGTCGATCACCGACGCCTTTTCCGATTTCGCCCCGAAGATCAGCGCCGTCAGTGTCTCCACCCGCGCCTGCAACGCCGCGTTCCGGGCCACCAGATCGCCGATGATCCGGGCCAGTTCGGCGGGGTCTGTGGGGAGCGGGTCGGGAGGCTGGACCATGCCCTGGAGTATACCGCAGAGATGCGTCAGAACCCAGGCGTTTCAATGCTTTCAACCCATCCAACGGGGCGTTTTGATCGCCGGCGGCGAGGCCGTGCGCCACTCCAATCCATCGAGCAGCAGCGCAAACTGAACCGCGCTCAGACGGACCGTGCCGTCCCGGATCGGCGGCCAGGAAAATCCTCCGTCCTCCAGCCACTTTGTTGCGAGGATCACCCCGGTGCCGTCCCAGACCAGGAGCTTGAGCCGATCCTTGCGCTTGGAGCGGAAGACGAAGACGTCGCCGCAGTAGGGATCGGCCTTCAGCGCCTCGGCCACCAGGGCGACCAGGCCGTGAACGCCCTTGCGGAAATCGACCGGCTGCGTCGCCACCACGACCTTGAGGTCGGGGCGCAGAGGGATCATCCCCGCCCCCAGGCCGCCGCGACAACCGCCGCCGCAAGGCCGGGATCAACCGCGCCGTGGAACACCAGCCGTCCGCTTCGCACGTCCATCTCGATCCGGCCCGGCGCCGTCTCCCGGGCCGACGGAGATCGATGTTCTGGAGGAGCGGGCGTGGGTTCCTCGGCCACCGTGACGGGGACGAACAGCGGCGTCTCCACCGGAGCCGCGTCCGGGTGTAAAGGCCGGATGAAGTTTCCCCAGATCGGGCGGGTGAAAAATCCCCAGATGGTTGGTGTGGTCAAGTGTTGCTGTCTTGGTTGGCCTCCCTGTCTTTTGGTGGGCGCCCACGGCGTCGTGCCGCCGGTGGTGCTGACGGGCTGATCGGACGTGCGCGGGTGTTTTCCGGCATCAGCTCGGCATGGCGGCGCAGGCGGTAGCTGGCGCCCTCGATCTGGACGACGACGGCGTGGTGAAGCAAGCGGTCGAGCAGGGCAGAGGCGACGACGGTGCCGCCGAACACGTCGCCCCATTCGGAAAAGCCGCGGTTGGAGGTCAGGATCATGGCGCCGCGCTCGTAGCGGGCGTTGACGAGCTGGAAGAACAGGTTTCCGCCGCCGGGAATGACGGGCAGGTAACCGATCTCATCGACGATGAGCAACTGCGGCCGGCACAGGAAGCGCAGGCGTTCGCGCAAACTGCCCTCCCGCTCGGCCTTGGCCAGCGAACTGACGATGTCGGCCAGGGTGGAGAAGTAGACGGAGCGGCCGGTCTTCACGGCCTCGACGCCGAGCGCGAGGGCCAGATGGGTCTTGCCGCATCCGGGCTGGCCGAGAAAATGAAGCACCTCGTGGCGGTCGACGAAGTCGAGTTCCGCCAAGGCCATGATGCGGTCGCGGTCGAGCGAGGGCTGAAAGGAGAAGTCGAAGCCGGTCAGTGTCTTGACGGTGAGCAGGCGGCCCATCTTCAGGGCGGCCTTGACGCGGCGTCCCTCGCGCAGGGTCAGTTCCTCGCCGAGCAGGGCGTCGATGGCCTCCAGGGCGGAGATCTCGCCGCGCTCGATGCGGCGCAAGATGTGTTCCAGTGCCTCCAGGGCGCGCGGCATCTTCAGCCCGACCAGGTAGCGGCGGATGCGGTCCAGGCTGGCCGGGCCGCTGTCCAGTGAGGCGGCGCTCATCGGACGGCTTCCGGCTGGCCGGCGAGGCGGCGGCCGATGGCGTCGTAGATCGCCAGCGAGCGGGGCGTCACCGTGTCGCCCTGGGGCTGGGAGGCTTGGGAGGCGACATCCCTGGGGGTCTGGCTGTTGGGCGGTGGGGGCTGGGTTCGGTGGCCGGTGGCGATGCGCCGTTGGCCGCGTCCTTCCAGCACGGGGTGAGAGGCGACGGGAGCGCCGTCCTCCAGGATGGTGACGGTCTCCGCCGTGAGTTGCACCTCCACGGCGCGCCGGCGGGTGCTGTCCGGCACGGAATAGAGGTTGCCGGCGACCGACACCATGCCGTCGCGGGTGACGCGGCGCTCCAGGGCCAGCACGCTGTTGAAGGGGCCGGCCGGCAACGGCTTGAGGTGGGGCCGCTCCTCGGCGAAATGCTCCGCGACGACGCGCTGGGTGGTGGCGTGCCGGCGACGGTTGGCGATCTGGTCCAGCCACTGGGTGAACTGGGCGTTGAGATCCTCGAGGTTGCGGAAGCTGCGGGCCAGGAAGAAGTCCTCGCGAACATAGCGGAAAGGCCGTTCGACCTTTCCCTTGGTTTCGGGCCGGTAGGGTCGGCACGCCTTGGGCAGGAAGCCGTAATGGGCGGCGAGGTCGAGGAGCTTGGCGTTGTAGGCGATGCCGCGGCCGGGCTGGTCGGGGTCCTCGACCTCGCCGAGCACGGCGGTTTTCATGCGGTCGTAGAGGATTTGCTCGGGCGCCCCGCCGAAGCTCTCGAAGGCGGCGATGTGGCAGCGGAGCACGGTGGGCAGATCCTGGCGGGCGACGAAGCGCGCCCACATCATGCGGCTGTGGCCGAGCACCATCGAGAACAGCCAGACGATCCGCTCCGCCTCGGGCTCGTCGGTGAAGGTCGTCTTGAAGAAGGCGAAGTCGACTTGGCCCTGCTTGCCGGGCGGCGTCTCAAACCGGCGCTCGAAAGATGGGACGGGTGCGGGGCGGACGGTGCGCACGAACGCCTTCAGCATCGTGTAGCCGCCTTGGTAGCCACGCTCGCGGATGTCGCGCAGCAGGCGCCGGGCGCTGAGTTCCGGGAACGCCTGCAGGCGTTCGCGCAGATAGGAGGGCCCGACCAGCGTCGGCCGCGGGGGCCGTGGCGTGTAGGCCGGCGGCTCCAGCCCCTGGGCGATGTATTTGCGGATGGTTTTCCGGTCCAGACCGGTGCGGCGGGCGATCGCCGACACCGTCAGCCCTTCGCGTGCGAGATCGAGAATCATGACGAGTTCCCCAAGTCTGACCACCGGCGCCCTCCCTCCATCGATGGAGGGGATCATGGCAAACGGCGGGCGCACGGCTCCGGGGCGATCGCCCCGGAGCCGGGCTGTTGCATCAAACTGGGGAAATTTCACCCGCCCCCTTCTGGGGAGTATTCACCCGGCACTGACACCGGGACGACGCCCGCCTCCCGACGCCACACCGTGAGCAGGCCGCGGTTCACCCCGTTGCGCCGCGCCACCTCGGAGATGTTGGCGCCCGGCACGGCGCTCTCCGCCACGATGCGCGCCTTCTCCTCCGCCCTATACGAGC from Azospirillum thiophilum includes:
- a CDS encoding YecA family protein codes for the protein MMAKPAANAATAVPKLMLDAAELEAYLRARGRAAPVSRLDGLDGYLTAVLIGPTFIDPQIWLGHLLGDHALLCAEDTREHRAIQAVAAQHNRLSETMAQFPYLYRPQLPPHHAGGLDPIFWSFGFLMATRLAPRAWKSMTNPDKPEHTTFQALHTLLIGTTPIIEADVPALAKGILDLREHFKARRNRSMR
- the tnpC gene encoding IS66 family transposase encodes the protein MVQPPDPLPTDPAELARIIGDLVARNAALQARVETLTALIFGAKSEKASVIDPEQGVLDLGDLAVEAAPAANDNADRTAGRPKRPARRPANRNVGALPRHLPRLETTIEPESTACPCCAGAMHRIGEDVAEALDVIPAIVRVLRTIRPKYACRGCAGALVQATAKPRVVDGGMASTALVAHVVVAKFAWHLPLYRQAQMFAGQGIVLDRSTLVFWVRRAAWWLRPLYDRLLLYIRSQQRVYCDETPLPRLDPGRGRTKVCQLWAQAVDDRPWQGPAMPAVGYVYAEGRDTAAVQEQLAGFDGILQVDGYAAYKALVRRRKRTGIRLVFCLAHARRKFVAVFKTTKSEVARDVITRIGTVYAIEERIRGTTADTRLRVRQAEARPIMAALKARLMEVRSEISGQSSLAKAIAYTLGHWDGLIAFLDDGRIDVDTNAVERSMRPIGLGRKNALFAGSPAGGQDWAILASLLNSAKLNDIDPFSYMADVLERIVSGAVKVNDLDRLLPWAWRAERDAAPTVEARAA
- the tnpB gene encoding IS66 family insertion sequence element accessory protein TnpB (TnpB, as the term is used for proteins encoded by IS66 family insertion elements, is considered an accessory protein, since TnpC, encoded by a neighboring gene, is a DDE family transposase.), with the protein product MIPLRPDLKVVVATQPVDFRKGVHGLVALVAEALKADPYCGDVFVFRSKRKDRLKLLVWDGTGVILATKWLEDGGFSWPPIRDGTVRLSAVQFALLLDGLEWRTASPPAIKTPRWMG
- the istB gene encoding IS21-like element helper ATPase IstB, with the protein product MSAASLDSGPASLDRIRRYLVGLKMPRALEALEHILRRIERGEISALEAIDALLGEELTLREGRRVKAALKMGRLLTVKTLTGFDFSFQPSLDRDRIMALAELDFVDRHEVLHFLGQPGCGKTHLALALGVEAVKTGRSVYFSTLADIVSSLAKAEREGSLRERLRFLCRPQLLIVDEIGYLPVIPGGGNLFFQLVNARYERGAMILTSNRGFSEWGDVFGGTVVASALLDRLLHHAVVVQIEGASYRLRRHAELMPENTRARPISPSAPPAARRRGRPPKDREANQDSNT
- the istA gene encoding IS21 family transposase, giving the protein MVRLGELVMILDLAREGLTVSAIARRTGLDRKTIRKYIAQGLEPPAYTPRPPRPTLVGPSYLRERLQAFPELSARRLLRDIRERGYQGGYTMLKAFVRTVRPAPVPSFERRFETPPGKQGQVDFAFFKTTFTDEPEAERIVWLFSMVLGHSRMMWARFVARQDLPTVLRCHIAAFESFGGAPEQILYDRMKTAVLGEVEDPDQPGRGIAYNAKLLDLAAHYGFLPKACRPYRPETKGKVERPFRYVREDFFLARSFRNLEDLNAQFTQWLDQIANRRRHATTQRVVAEHFAEERPHLKPLPAGPFNSVLALERRVTRDGMVSVAGNLYSVPDSTRRRAVEVQLTAETVTILEDGAPVASHPVLEGRGQRRIATGHRTQPPPPNSQTPRDVASQASQPQGDTVTPRSLAIYDAIGRRLAGQPEAVR
- a CDS encoding transposase; this translates as MGEGVRLHPRLEAMDEGRPYRRIEVITGRRQRRSYRAEEKARIVAESAVPGANISEVARRNGVNRGLLTVWRREAGVVPVSVPGEYSPEGGG